TCGAGCCAGGCCCGCAGGATGTAGAGCAACATGATGTCCAGCAGGGCCGACACGACAGCTTCGGTCCCGTGGTCGGGGTTGGCGATCTCGTCTCCGAGCAGGTTGACGGCAGCATGGAGCGGCGTGCGGTGGCCGAGACGTGCCGGCAGGTGGATGACCTCGGGCAGTTCCTCGAACAGTGGATGTGGCCGGGTCTGGTCAAGCGTGTACGCGCCGCACAACAGGATCGTCGTGGCCCTCTCGCCGTCGTCGGCGCTCGGCGCTATCTCCCGCAGGGAGGCCGAGGGTGCGCCCGTCAGGGGCGTCGACGGGCTGTCGGCCAGAGCGTGCCCGCAACCGTGCGGCAGGCACACCACATCGCCCACGCTCAGGGCGATCGCGGCGCCCTCCGGAGGGATCAGCCAGCATGTCCCCTCCAGCACCACATGGAAGCCGGCCCCGGAGAACGGCTCGGCCCGCACTCCCCACGGAGCTCGCTTGCGGATCTCAGTGGAATGCGGGCGCCCCATACGCATGACACCGATTGCATCGCTGAGCACATCCATCACCAGATCGTATCGCTTAATGCCATCGAGCAAGACGATCAGATATGAAACGGAGACGGTGAGCCATGGGGGGCAGCTCCTGATCTTCTTAGGCTGAGTGCGTCAAACAGATTGACCGATCGGTCTACCAGAAGGGCAGGACATGAGCCTGTACACCGCCGTCGCGACCGCGACCGGCCGCGACGGCCGCGCCTTCAGTTCTGACGGCAAGTTGGACGTCGGGTTGGCCCTGCAGAAGGAGTTGGGCGGCACCGGCGACGGCATTAACCCCGAGCAGCTGTTCGCGGCGGGCTACGCGGCCTGCTTCGCCACCTCCATGCAACTGGTGGCGCTGGAGAAGCAGATCGACGTCTCGGGCATGTCGGTCACCGCCGAGGTCGGCCTCGTCCCCAACGGTCAGGGCGGCTTCCAGCTCGAAGTCACCCTGCGGACGAAGCTGCCGGAGAACCTGTCCCGGAATATCGGTCGCGAACTCATCGAGGCCACCCACCAGGTGTGCCCGTACTCCAACGCCACGCGCGGCAACATCCCGGTCGAGTTGCTCGTCGAGTAACCACCGTCGGCAGACCGCCACCTGGACCGCGGCAGTCCGCGATCCAGGTGGCGTTGTCGTTCCCGGTTGCCCCACAAGTCTGGACGAACAACCCGAGTCGGAGCATGAGCATGATAGAGACGTCTACGTCGTCCGCCTTCAGGCCGGATC
The nucleotide sequence above comes from Micromonospora sp. NBC_00389. Encoded proteins:
- a CDS encoding AraC family transcriptional regulator encodes the protein MDVLSDAIGVMRMGRPHSTEIRKRAPWGVRAEPFSGAGFHVVLEGTCWLIPPEGAAIALSVGDVVCLPHGCGHALADSPSTPLTGAPSASLREIAPSADDGERATTILLCGAYTLDQTRPHPLFEELPEVIHLPARLGHRTPLHAAVNLLGDEIANPDHGTEAVVSALLDIMLLYILRAWLDEQTDDGPATGWAATLHDPAITAALRHIHEEPAGQWTVESLGAKAGLSRAAFSRRFTSLVGKPPLGYLTWWRMTLAAQLLRDTDRPVQTVGQRTGYTSEFAFAKAFKREYGLAPGRYRQQSRR
- a CDS encoding organic hydroperoxide resistance protein, coding for MSLYTAVATATGRDGRAFSSDGKLDVGLALQKELGGTGDGINPEQLFAAGYAACFATSMQLVALEKQIDVSGMSVTAEVGLVPNGQGGFQLEVTLRTKLPENLSRNIGRELIEATHQVCPYSNATRGNIPVELLVE